CAGTTGCTATCTATACAACATTGTTTGAAATTTGACAGATCATCGACGAAAACTACTTTATCGGATTCAACTTTAGTTCTTATAAGTGAACGGTTTGCTGCAACAGAGAAAATTCTATTTCTTGCATAAGCCGGTGTTCTCATTACTTTTTGAATATCTAGAATCAATCCTGTAAACTTTTCTTCCAGAACTTCGTGAATAAAATTATCTAAAGTTGAGCAGTATTTTATATTAAATTCACTGATTAATTTGGATTTTTTATATGGTTCAGGACTATCAACAAAAGCGATTATTGAGATTTTCTCATTGCTGGCCATAGGTTGCTCCTGGATTTAGGAAATGTGATTGAAGAAGAATACTAAGTTTTATTCCGCTTGCATATTAAATTCTATAATAAACCCTCCGAGTCCTGTTTAAAGAGCTCGGAGGGTTTATATATTTGAGTTATGAATAAGCTAGGTGAAGCTTAAATTTCAAATAACATTTCAAGGTCATCGCGAGTGAGAGATTTAAGAGCGGACTGGCCTGGAATAATTGCGTCCGCAACACTCTTTTTCATTTCCTGCAGTTTAAGAATTTTTTCTTCAACTGTGTTTTGACAGATCATTTTATATGCAAAAACCTGTCTCTTCTGCCCGATACGATGAGTACGGTCAGTTGCCTGATTTTCTACAGCAGGGTTCCACCATGGGTCATAGTGAATTACATAGTCAGCAGAAGTCAGGTTCAAACCTGTTCCTCCTGCTTTCAGGGATATCAGGAAGATCGGGATATCCGGACTGTCGTTAAATTTGTCAACCTGCTCAAAACGGTCTTTACTGGAACCGTCAAGATAGGTGAACGGTATTTCTTTAATTGTCAGCCATGAGCGGATGACATGAAGCATCTGTACAAACTGTGAGAAGACAAGAACTTTATGTCCGCCTTCAACTATATCAAAGATAAGGTCTTTGAATGCATCAAATTTACCTGACGGCAGGTTGGTTGAAAAACCGGGCATGTCCAGCTTGAGCAGTCTCGGGTGACAGCAGATCTGTCTGAGTTTGAGAAGCGCATCAAGGATAGACATCTGGCTTTTCGCCATACCTTTTTCGTCAACATCTTTGAGAACCTGATCTTTAAGGCGTTTTGCCAGAGCGTTGTAAAGGTCACGCTGCTCTTCGATAAGGTCGCAGTAATGAACAGTTTCGATCTTCGGCGGAAGATCTTTAGCTACTTCAGATTTAGTTCTGCGAAGAATGAACGGTTTTACTCTGGTACGCAGGTACTCAAGAGCTTCTTCATCGCCGTCTTTTATCGGTTTAATTATGCCGCGCTGGAAAGCATGCTGCGAGCTGAGAAATCCGGGCATAAGGAACTCGAATAAGGACCATAGTTCAAATAAATTATTTTCAATCGGAGTACCTGAAAGACAGAGTCTCATATCAGATTTAAGCTGACGAACAGACTTTGCGGTTATGGTATTCGGGTTTTTTATATTTTGTGCTTCATCAAGAATTACCGAGGTATATTCCTGCTTAAGCAGTTCATCAAGGTCTCTACGCAGTAATGCGTAAGTTGTAATAACTATGTTGGACGTGCTGATTTGCTTGAACAGGTCTTCACGTCTTGAACCATAGATTGTCAAAACTGACATCTGTGGAACAAATTTTTTAGCTTCACGTTCCCAGTTGGGAAGAACTGAAGTCGGAACGATAATAAGGTTCGGCCCCTTGATATCTCTTTCGTAAAGAGACAGGAGGAAAGAAAGGGTCTGAATGGTTTTACCAAGTCCCATTTCATCCGCCAGAATTCCGCCGAAGTGATATTCACGCAGGAAGTTCAAGTAACTTAATCCCTGAAGCTGATACGGGCGCAAGGTAGCGTCGAGTCCCAGTGGAGGTTCCAGCTGTTTTATCTCTTCGAAATTATGAATTTTTTCTCTCAGTTTAACAAACTGTTCGTCTGTTCTGGTATTTGGAAGATCTTCAATAATTTTGTCCAGAACGGGGGTTTCGTACTGTTCATACGTAGCTCTTGGTGGCTGATCCGGGTCATAGCCGAGAGCTTTGAGTTTGTGGCTCAGTTTTTTGAGCCATGACTCTGGAAGGCTTGTGTATGATCCGTCTTTAAGCTGAACATACCGTTTACCCTGACTCCATGCTTCCCAGATTTTGTCTATAGGGACACGCTGGTCATCGTACTCGACAGTAATATCGAGGTTGAACCACTTATTGTCATCATCTGTGTCGATTTCAGCAATAATCTGCGGTTTAGTAAGTCTTACTTTGTAGCGGGTAAGGTTCTTTTCACCGTAAATTCTATACGCTTCAACAAGCTGCGGATAAAAATCAAGCAGGAAGGTGATTGCAGCTTCCTGTTCCATGAACCAAATGGAATTGTTTCGCGGCTGGAAACCCATATCTCTCAGTTCGGAGAAAAGCAGAGCTTCTTCTTCCTGAGCGCGGCGGACCAGATAAGATTTATCACCGTCTTTGTAACTTCCTGTCTGTAAATCAGGATTAGGTTCGGACATGCTTACTTCACCGTGTTCAGTCTCGTATACGTTATCGATTCTGATGGTGAGCAGGCTTCCTTCCTCGTTCAGGTAAAGCTTAGGATTGAAAGTTGCCGGCACAAAGAACGGCTGCATCTTTTCAAGAAATTCCTCGTGATCATAAAGATCGGAAACAGGAATCTGGGTCCAAACGCGGTCAAGAAATTCAGGAATGTCTCCCGGAGGAATTACGGGATTCTGAATTCTCATTTCTTGAACAAGTTTAGGGTCTAAAGTTGTCTGGACCGGGTAGAAGCCGTGTTTCCAGTAAACCCACAGAGGCAGTCTGCCGTAAAAGAAGACCTCGTCATCATCCATAATGGAGAAAGGAGGCTTACCTTCATCAGATAGCAGAATATCAAAGCTAAGCCCTTCGTCCGCAAGTTGAGGGGACAG
The Desulfovibrio gilichinskyi genome window above contains:
- a CDS encoding DEAD/DEAH box helicase: MSQNEEAVVKKILKDFVSHTVPEYILDGSRNIVNSGGVQKLDLNKRERYWDVDASIQGDDFQIYTSELGLNLAEENINHYCNCPDSYSGVCRHVGAVALKLLLTLDTEEEKAESIKQADWRQNFRSFFSTELEPEAGKHYIIYRMYPEPERLQVSFFRARQNKSGLSQVQNEIDLESIIANPDWSETSPNLPLVAEQIGHFLDYRGHRVDIPAGLHAWFFRSVKDEYYMFLRDTDIPIRIESRTMQLKLSPQLADEGLSFDILLSDEGKPPFSIMDDDEVFFYGRLPLWVYWKHGFYPVQTTLDPKLVQEMRIQNPVIPPGDIPEFLDRVWTQIPVSDLYDHEEFLEKMQPFFVPATFNPKLYLNEEGSLLTIRIDNVYETEHGEVSMSEPNPDLQTGSYKDGDKSYLVRRAQEEEALLFSELRDMGFQPRNNSIWFMEQEAAITFLLDFYPQLVEAYRIYGEKNLTRYKVRLTKPQIIAEIDTDDDNKWFNLDITVEYDDQRVPIDKIWEAWSQGKRYVQLKDGSYTSLPESWLKKLSHKLKALGYDPDQPPRATYEQYETPVLDKIIEDLPNTRTDEQFVKLREKIHNFEEIKQLEPPLGLDATLRPYQLQGLSYLNFLREYHFGGILADEMGLGKTIQTLSFLLSLYERDIKGPNLIIVPTSVLPNWEREAKKFVPQMSVLTIYGSRREDLFKQISTSNIVITTYALLRRDLDELLKQEYTSVILDEAQNIKNPNTITAKSVRQLKSDMRLCLSGTPIENNLFELWSLFEFLMPGFLSSQHAFQRGIIKPIKDGDEEALEYLRTRVKPFILRRTKSEVAKDLPPKIETVHYCDLIEEQRDLYNALAKRLKDQVLKDVDEKGMAKSQMSILDALLKLRQICCHPRLLKLDMPGFSTNLPSGKFDAFKDLIFDIVEGGHKVLVFSQFVQMLHVIRSWLTIKEIPFTYLDGSSKDRFEQVDKFNDSPDIPIFLISLKAGGTGLNLTSADYVIHYDPWWNPAVENQATDRTHRIGQKRQVFAYKMICQNTVEEKILKLQEMKKSVADAIIPGQSALKSLTRDDLEMLFEI